A single window of Malus sylvestris chromosome 5, drMalSylv7.2, whole genome shotgun sequence DNA harbors:
- the LOC126622882 gene encoding probable LRR receptor-like serine/threonine-protein kinase At1g56140, protein MSAVDKCALGTRRIKDFDISKEAGRVNVGIIERFNVNVSENYLEIHLFWAGKGTCCIPGHYGSLIAAVHSASNFMPTVSGLPPTTPRKKSRTGLIVGIAVPVGVILGPRPNTFSYAELRAATEYFNPSNKLGEGGYGPVYKGTLFDGRVVAVKQLSVASHQGKSSHRILVYEYLENKSLDQALFGTSNLHLDWPTRFNILLGTARGLAYLHDESRPRIVHRDVKASNILLDAELSPKISDFGLAKLYDDEKTHISTRVAGTMYAILYCFSRGYIISTHMLIMPLMISSNVVQPFDYLALQRLFGTGVCIVWTFDREGQCVWFWNRCFGDPQWETKLLQ, encoded by the exons ATGAGCGCTGTTGATAAGTGTGCTCTA GGTACCCGCAGGATAAAGGACTTTGACATATCCAAGGAGGCAGGTAGGGTTAATGTAGGAATTATAGAAAGATTCAATGTTAACGTGTCAGAGAATTATCTTGAAATTCATCTGTTCTGGGCTGGTAAAGGGACTTGTTGCATACCAGGTCATTACGGCTCACTAATAGCAGCCGTCCATTCTGCTTCAA ATTTTATGCCAACAGTTTCTGGGCTTCCACCAACTACTCCAAGAAAGAAGAGCAGGACTGGGTTGATAGTTGGTATTGCAGTTCCTGTTGGAGTT ATATTAGGCCCTCGACCAAATACTTTCAGTTATGCTGAGTTGAGAGCTGCAACCGAATATTTTAATCCTTCAAATAAGTTAGGAGAGGGAGGATATGGCCCTGTTTATAAG GGTACACTTTTTGATGGGAGAGTAGTGGCTGTGAAGCAACTTTCAGTAGCATCTCACCAAGGGAAGA GCAGCCACCGCATTTTGGTTTATGAGTATCTTGAAAACAAGAGCCTTGATCAGGCACTTTTTG GAACAAGTAACTTGCACCTTGATTGGCCTACTCGATTCAATATATTGTTGGGAACAGCAAGGGGACTTGCTTACCTTCATGACGAGTCAAGGCCAAGGATTGTACATCGAGATGTCAAAGCAAGTAATATTTTGCTCGATGCAGAACTCTCCCCAAAAATATCAGATTTTGGACTGGCAAAGCTTTATGATGACGAGAAAACCCACATCAGCACCCGGGTTGCAGGGACAATGTATGCCATCCTTTATTGTTTTTCCAGAGGATACATAATTTCAACACACATGTTAATAATGCCTCTAATGATCTCAAGCAACGTTGTGCAACCGTTTGATTATCTTGCATTGCAGAGGCTATTTGGCACCGGAGTATGCATTGTTTGGACATTTGACAGAGAAGGCCAATGTGTTTGGTTTTGGAATCGTTGTTTTGGAGATCCTCAGTGGGAGACCAAACTCTTACAATAA